A single Watersipora subatra chromosome 7, tzWatSuba1.1, whole genome shotgun sequence DNA region contains:
- the LOC137400501 gene encoding cytochrome P450 2M1-like: MSQVLIAAAGLLLVYLLVKWLKDPIRKIPGPPGLPLLGNVLSMELLNLHNQFYEMARKYGAVMKVKIFSKPVVILNSREACLEALTKTGTDFQGRPHLPRMLMITAKDPASMTLCEQQVKLRRLFTKAMSAFGPGIRHLEDIMQETILDMIEDIDRNDGEAIDTERLCVGYVCCIIASMVFGEKHSYDDDVCQEISKMNTLAIKASDPLSSGAVFDIFPFLLRFRFLFPEFCHDVDAAQSLVDELVKVKVQQAKESFDAQQKRGCLDYFIEVQQKQEVDKDGRPLLDDEEMKGMVFAFIAAGLETSRRSLAQIFLDLLRDPVLQKALQAEIDSQFETTHFITLKDKYVVMQTYQRLAQQTLPSSVVLPNRSFVRQLCLPSCLVMPDKLPQLEAYMLEHFRYLTQAPFLFPHMTIRETQVAGFKIPANTTVLINSYYAAHNPDVYDDPFTVQPKRFLDKNGQLVDREHPLRQNFFGFGAGRRACPGEHLARSRIFLFLANILQKYDLELQDELPEDDVRKYPLSILLTPPSVKVRFIRRC, encoded by the exons ATGTCGCAAGTCTTGATAGCCGCTGCCGGGTTGTTACTAGTTTACCTTCTAGTAAAATGGCTAAAG GATCCTATTAGAAAGATACCAGGTCCGCCTGGTTTACCATTACTTGGCAACGTTCTGTCTATGGAGTTACTAAATCTCCACAACCAGTTTTATGAGATGGCAAGAAAATATGGTGCTGTTATGAAAGTGAAGATATTTTCAAAACCAGTTGTTATTCTCAATTCTCGAGAAGCCTGTTTGGAGGCCTTAACCAAAACAG GCACCGATTTCCAAGGTCGGCCACATCTGCCAAGGATGTTGATGATAACAGCCAAAGATCCGGCAAGCATG ACTCTGTGTGAGCAGCAAGTGAAGCTGCGACGATTGTTTACTAAGGCTATGAGTGCCTTTGGACCAGGTATCAGACACCTCGAAGACATCATGCAAGAAACTATTCTTGATATGATTGAAGATATTGATCGTAATGACGGTGAAGCCATAGACACGGAAAGGTTGTGTGTCGGCTATGTTTGCTGCATTATAGCATCCATG GTCTTTGGAGAGAAGCATTCATACGACGATGATGTCTGCCAAGAGATTAGCAAAATGAATACCCTAGCGATTAAAGCCTCAGATCCACTTTCGAGCGGCGCTGTTTTTgacatttttccgtttttgttAAGATTCAGGTTTCTATTTCCTGAGTTCTGCCATGATGTTGACGCAGCACAGTCGCTTGTTGATGAACTTGTAAAGGTTAAAGTGCAGCAAGCAAAG GAATCATTTGATGCGCAGCAGAAACGAGGCTGCCTGGACTACTTCATAGAAGTACAGCAGAAACAGGAAGTTGACAAAGATGGCAGACCGTTGTTGGATGATGAAGAAATGAAAGGAATGGTTTTTGCCTTTATTGCTGCAG GTTTAGAGACGAGCAGGCGAAGTTTAGCACAGATATTTCTAGACCTCCTTCGTGACCCAGTATTGCAGAAAGCACTGCAAGCGGAGATTGACAGCCAGTTTGAAACAACACACTTCATCACACTCAAAGATAAGTACGTGGTCATGCAGACTTACCAAAGG CTGGCGCAGCAGACACTACCCTCTTCTGTGGTCTTGCCTAACCGATCCTTTGTTCGCCAGCTTTGTCTGCCGAGCTGTCTAGTCATGCC AGATAAGTTGCCACAGCTAGAAGCATACATGTTGGAGCACTTCAGATATCTTACACAGGCGCCATTTTTATTTCCTCATATGACCATCAGAGAGACTCAAGTGGCAGGCTTTAAG ATTCCAGCCAATACTACCGTGCTCATAAACTCATACTATGCCGCTCACAATCCAGATGTCTATGATGACCCATTTACAGTTCAACCTAAAAGATTTCTGGATAAGAATGGCCAACTTGTGGATAGAGAGCATCCGCTGCGACAGAA tttctttggATTTGGAGCCGGAAGAAGAGCTTGTCCTGGTGAACACCTCGCTAGATCTAGAATATTCCTTTTCTTAGCCAACATTCTACAAAAATATGATTTGGAGCTGCAAGATGAGCTGCCTGAAGATGACGTGAGAAAGTACCCACTTTCTATTTTGCTAACTCCGCCTTCTGTGAAGGTCCGATTCATCCGTCGCTGCTGA